A single Bosea sp. PAMC 26642 DNA region contains:
- a CDS encoding sulfite oxidase heme-binding subunit YedZ, which produces MPWLDRQGRFSAFRAVAFALVLVPALILAYEAWTGQLGSKPWTRAVHDTGTWAIRLLLVTLAVSPFRKLLDWGKLIGIRRMLGLSVLAYAVAHLLLYCIDLSFDWGLIVSEIVKRFYLTVGFVALIGLVALGVTSTDGMIKRMGAKNWQRLHNLVYLITGLGLLHFALQSKIDVTQPALLNGLFALLLVYRGLNRFKIWFSTPVLVAAALATGLATALCETVWYALTTGVSAWMVFQANFDVVTYQDPAFLRPGHWVALAGLVVAVAHAWRAPAARQPRGARNPAPVQAGS; this is translated from the coding sequence ATGCCATGGCTGGACCGGCAAGGCCGTTTCTCGGCCTTCCGTGCCGTGGCCTTCGCGCTGGTGCTGGTGCCGGCGCTGATCCTGGCCTACGAGGCCTGGACCGGGCAGCTCGGCTCAAAGCCCTGGACGCGCGCGGTGCACGACACCGGCACCTGGGCGATCCGACTGCTTCTGGTCACGCTCGCGGTCTCGCCATTCCGCAAGCTGCTCGACTGGGGCAAGCTCATCGGCATCCGCCGGATGCTGGGGCTCTCCGTCCTGGCCTATGCCGTTGCGCATTTGCTGCTCTACTGCATCGACCTTTCCTTCGACTGGGGGCTGATCGTCTCGGAGATCGTGAAGCGCTTTTACCTGACGGTCGGCTTCGTCGCGCTGATCGGGCTCGTCGCGCTCGGCGTTACCTCTACGGACGGCATGATCAAACGCATGGGCGCGAAGAACTGGCAGCGTCTGCACAATCTCGTTTATCTCATCACCGGTCTCGGCCTGCTGCATTTCGCGCTGCAGTCGAAGATCGACGTGACGCAGCCGGCCTTGCTGAACGGGCTGTTCGCGCTGCTCCTCGTGTATCGCGGACTGAACCGATTCAAGATCTGGTTCTCCACGCCTGTTCTCGTCGCTGCCGCGCTGGCGACAGGACTCGCGACCGCCTTGTGCGAGACGGTCTGGTATGCCCTGACGACCGGCGTCTCGGCCTGGATGGTGTTCCAGGCCAATTTCGATGTCGTCACCTATCAGGATCCGGCATTCCTGCGGCCGGGACATTGGGTCGCGCTGGCGGGACTCGTCGTGGCGGTGGCTCACGCCTGGCGCGCGCCGGCCGCAAGACAGCCGAGGGGTGCCCGCAATCCGGCGCCGGTGCAGGCGGGCTCGTGA
- a CDS encoding MFS transporter — MPTDEHAQPVADVAAADLAAEGLVAPDERSSPFLPLRQPIFRAVWLASLSSNFGGLIQAVGASWMMTSISTSPDMVALVQASTTLPVMLFSLAAGAVSDNFDRRKIMLVAQAFMLCVSVALAAFAWFGLITPWLLLGFTFLIGCGTALNNPAWQSSVGDMVPRRDLPAAVTLNSVAFNIARSVGPAIGGAIVAAAGAVAAFVINAFSYISLMVVLFRWRPPKVERLLPRETLWIAMGAGLRYVAMSPNIRSVILRSFAFGFGGIVALALLPLVARDLVVGGPLTFGILLGAFGAGAVCGAFASARLRRLLSTEALVRLTFTAFAVAVAIIAISRTLWFTMPALGVAGACWVMTLSTFNATVQLSAPRWVVGRALALYQMGAFGGMAIGSWVWGKATVHFGPEQALLLAGLALLAGAAIGLRYALPPLEALNLDPLSRWREPTVAVDIEPRSGPVIVTIEYRIAEADVVAFLNAMAERRRIRRRDGARHWALLRDLTDAELWVERYDSPTWVEYVRQNQRVTQADAEIGDRVRALHKGPHPPVVHRMVERQPGSLPTVATISAQTLAAPLTDARSA, encoded by the coding sequence ATGCCAACCGATGAACATGCCCAGCCGGTCGCCGACGTCGCCGCTGCCGATCTCGCCGCCGAAGGTCTGGTAGCGCCCGACGAGCGCAGTTCGCCCTTTCTGCCGCTGCGCCAGCCAATTTTTCGCGCCGTGTGGCTGGCCAGCCTCTCCTCCAATTTCGGCGGGCTGATCCAGGCGGTCGGTGCGTCCTGGATGATGACCTCGATTTCGACCTCTCCCGACATGGTCGCGTTGGTCCAGGCCTCCACTACCTTGCCGGTAATGCTGTTCTCGCTGGCCGCTGGCGCGGTCTCGGACAATTTCGACCGCCGGAAGATCATGCTGGTCGCGCAGGCCTTCATGCTCTGCGTGTCCGTGGCTCTGGCCGCTTTCGCCTGGTTCGGGCTGATAACGCCCTGGCTGCTCCTGGGCTTCACCTTCCTGATCGGCTGCGGCACGGCGCTGAACAATCCGGCCTGGCAGTCCTCGGTCGGCGACATGGTGCCGCGCCGCGACCTGCCGGCCGCGGTGACACTGAACAGCGTCGCCTTCAACATCGCCCGCAGCGTAGGTCCTGCGATCGGCGGCGCGATCGTGGCGGCCGCGGGCGCCGTCGCCGCCTTCGTGATCAACGCCTTCAGCTACATCTCGCTGATGGTCGTGCTGTTTCGCTGGCGCCCGCCCAAGGTCGAGCGGCTTTTGCCGCGCGAGACGCTCTGGATCGCGATGGGGGCGGGGCTGCGCTATGTCGCGATGTCGCCCAATATCCGCAGCGTCATCCTGCGCAGTTTTGCCTTCGGATTCGGCGGCATCGTGGCGCTGGCCCTGCTGCCGCTGGTCGCGCGCGACCTCGTCGTCGGCGGGCCGCTTACCTTCGGCATCCTGCTCGGCGCCTTCGGCGCCGGCGCAGTCTGCGGCGCGTTCGCAAGCGCGCGGCTGCGGCGCCTGTTGAGCACGGAGGCGCTGGTTCGCCTGACCTTCACGGCCTTCGCGGTTGCGGTCGCGATCATCGCGATCAGTAGGACGCTGTGGTTCACCATGCCGGCGCTCGGCGTGGCCGGCGCCTGCTGGGTCATGACCCTCTCGACCTTCAACGCCACCGTCCAGCTTTCCGCTCCGCGCTGGGTCGTCGGGCGAGCACTGGCGCTCTACCAGATGGGCGCGTTCGGCGGCATGGCGATCGGCAGCTGGGTCTGGGGCAAGGCTACGGTCCATTTCGGCCCCGAACAGGCCCTGCTGCTGGCGGGGCTCGCCCTGCTGGCGGGCGCCGCGATTGGGCTGCGCTATGCGCTGCCGCCGCTGGAGGCGCTCAACCTGGATCCCCTCAGCCGCTGGCGCGAGCCCACTGTCGCCGTAGACATCGAGCCGCGCAGCGGACCCGTGATCGTGACGATCGAATATCGGATCGCCGAAGCCGATGTCGTCGCTTTTCTCAATGCGATGGCCGAGCGCCGCCGCATCCGCCGCCGCGACGGCGCGCGCCACTGGGCGCTGCTGCGTGATCTCACCGATGCCGAACTCTGGGTCGAGCGCTATGACAGCCCGACCTGGGTCGAATATGTCCGCCAGAACCAGCGTGTCACCCAGGCCGATGCCGAAATCGGCGACCGCGTCCGCGCGCTTCACAAGGGGCCGCATCCGCCCGTCGTGCATCGCATGGTCGAGCGCCAGCCCGGCTCCCTGCCCACGGTCGCGACGATCAGCGCGCAAACGCTGGCGGCGCCGCTGACCGATGCGCGCTCGGCGTAG
- the queG gene encoding tRNA epoxyqueuosine(34) reductase QueG, with product MPDAPARLKDWLAAGHHGDMAWMEERTAQRADPATLWDQTRSVVMLGMSYAPESDPLAILDHPDRAAISLYARRRDYHDVIKGKLKSVAGLLAARGGADVKVFVDTAPVMEKPLAQAAGLGWQGKHTVLVSREHGSWLFLGAIYTSAELPADAPEIDHCGTCRRCLDICPTDAFPRPYQLDARRCIAYLTIEHQGHIDAALRPGIGNRVFGCDDCLAVCPWNKFAQAAQETRLALKDDLEALPLAMLAGLDDAAFRTLFAGTPIKRTGRDRFVRNVLIAIGNSGRPELAASAEALIADASPLVRAMAAWALGRLVPGRAAALAAKALACEPDADVRREWRALLPPQPDLAA from the coding sequence ATTCCCGACGCACCGGCGCGGCTGAAGGACTGGCTCGCCGCCGGCCATCACGGCGACATGGCCTGGATGGAGGAGCGCACCGCGCAGCGTGCCGATCCGGCGACACTGTGGGATCAAACGCGTTCGGTCGTGATGCTCGGCATGAGCTACGCCCCCGAAAGCGACCCGCTCGCGATCCTCGACCACCCCGATCGTGCCGCGATCTCGCTCTACGCCCGCAGACGCGACTATCACGACGTGATCAAGGGCAAGCTCAAAAGCGTCGCCGGCCTGCTGGCGGCGCGCGGCGGGGCCGACGTCAAGGTTTTCGTCGATACAGCCCCGGTGATGGAAAAGCCGCTCGCACAGGCCGCCGGACTCGGCTGGCAGGGCAAGCACACCGTTCTTGTCTCGCGCGAGCACGGCTCCTGGCTGTTTCTCGGAGCGATCTACACCAGCGCCGAACTTCCGGCGGACGCGCCCGAGATCGACCATTGCGGCACCTGCCGGCGCTGCCTCGACATCTGCCCGACCGACGCCTTCCCGCGGCCCTACCAGCTCGATGCCCGCCGCTGCATCGCCTATCTGACGATCGAGCATCAAGGCCATATCGATGCGGCGCTTCGTCCGGGCATCGGCAACCGCGTCTTCGGCTGCGACGACTGCCTAGCCGTCTGCCCCTGGAACAAGTTCGCCCAGGCCGCGCAGGAAACCCGCCTCGCGCTCAAGGACGATCTCGAAGCGCTGCCGCTGGCGATGCTCGCCGGACTTGACGACGCTGCCTTCCGGACGCTGTTTGCCGGCACGCCGATCAAGCGCACCGGCCGTGACCGCTTCGTTCGCAACGTGTTGATCGCGATCGGCAACAGCGGCCGTCCCGAACTCGCTGCAAGCGCCGAGGCCCTGATCGCTGATGCCTCGCCGCTGGTGCGCGCCATGGCCGCCTGGGCGCTTGGCCGGCTCGTTCCGGGCCGCGCCGCTGCGCTTGCGGCGAAGGCTCTCGCGTGCGAACCGGACGCGGACGTCCGCCGCGAATGGCGCGCTCTTCTCCCGCCGCAACCGGACCTTGCCGCATGA
- a CDS encoding GNAT family N-acetyltransferase: MLITGDTVRRLGGWQAQSDPLSGSLGRAGSLEVRLARGPREIWRAQRLRYRVFYQEMSAKPDVVSRMFRRDADRFDGACDHLLVIDHAARGRFGGTKPRVVGTYRLMRQDAAARLGGFYTQGEFDLAPLLAHHSGKRLLELGRSCVLQPYRNKKTVELLWHGIWAYIRHHRIDAMFGCASFDGVDPEALALPLSFLHHHARSQDEWAASARPERHVAMDRLPSEMVDMKLALKEMPPLIKGYLRLGARFGSGAVIDRQFGTTDVLVILPVAAIDRRYVAYYGDEGQRYAA; encoded by the coding sequence ATGCTGATCACAGGTGACACCGTCCGCCGCCTAGGCGGATGGCAGGCGCAGTCCGACCCGCTGTCCGGATCGCTCGGGCGGGCCGGTTCCCTCGAAGTCCGGCTGGCGCGCGGCCCGCGCGAGATCTGGCGGGCGCAGCGCTTGCGCTACCGGGTGTTCTATCAGGAAATGTCTGCCAAGCCCGACGTCGTCTCGCGGATGTTCCGGCGCGATGCAGACCGCTTCGACGGCGCCTGCGACCATCTGCTGGTGATCGACCATGCCGCCCGCGGCCGCTTCGGCGGCACGAAACCGAGGGTCGTCGGCACCTACCGGCTGATGCGGCAGGACGCGGCTGCACGGCTCGGCGGCTTCTATACGCAAGGAGAGTTCGACCTCGCGCCGCTGCTGGCGCACCATTCGGGCAAGCGCCTGCTTGAACTCGGCCGCTCCTGCGTGCTCCAGCCCTACCGCAACAAGAAGACGGTCGAGCTACTCTGGCACGGGATCTGGGCCTATATCCGCCATCACCGCATCGACGCGATGTTCGGCTGCGCCAGTTTCGACGGCGTCGATCCCGAGGCGCTGGCGCTGCCGCTGTCCTTCCTCCACCATCATGCCCGCTCGCAGGACGAATGGGCGGCCAGCGCCCGCCCCGAGCGCCATGTCGCGATGGACCGGTTGCCGTCCGAAATGGTTGATATGAAGCTTGCGCTGAAAGAGATGCCGCCCTTGATCAAGGGCTATCTGCGGCTGGGCGCCCGCTTCGGCTCCGGCGCGGTAATCGACCGGCAATTCGGTACCACGGACGTGCTGGTGATCCTGCCGGTTGCGGCGATCGACCGCCGCTATGTCGCCTATTACGGCGATGAGGGACAGCGCTACGCGGCTTGA
- a CDS encoding glutathione S-transferase family protein, whose amino-acid sequence MATLHHYPLCPHSRFIRLVLSEYGLETALVEERVWERRREFLELNTAGTTPVFREDHGFAVPGAGVIAEYLDETRGLALAERRLLPEGTAERVEVRRLLDWFNLKFHEEITGPLVLEKVMKRFMGREEGGGSPEMSAIRAARSNVRYHLRYIAWLTAKRNWLAGSELSYADLAAAAHLSCVDYLGDVPWDEDEAARAWYARIKSRPSFRPLLNDRVPGMAPSAHYDNLDF is encoded by the coding sequence ATGGCGACCCTCCATCATTATCCGTTGTGTCCGCATTCGCGCTTCATCCGTCTGGTTCTGAGCGAGTACGGGCTTGAAACTGCTCTGGTCGAGGAGCGCGTCTGGGAGCGCCGGCGCGAATTTCTCGAACTCAACACGGCCGGCACGACGCCGGTCTTCCGCGAGGACCACGGCTTCGCCGTGCCCGGCGCCGGCGTGATCGCCGAATATCTCGACGAGACGCGCGGGCTCGCTTTGGCCGAGCGCCGGCTTTTGCCGGAAGGAACGGCCGAGCGCGTCGAGGTGCGGCGCCTGCTCGACTGGTTCAACCTGAAATTCCACGAGGAGATCACCGGCCCGCTCGTGCTGGAAAAGGTGATGAAGCGCTTCATGGGCCGCGAGGAGGGCGGCGGCTCGCCGGAGATGAGCGCCATCCGCGCGGCGCGCAGCAATGTGCGCTATCATCTGCGTTACATCGCCTGGCTGACGGCGAAGCGGAACTGGCTCGCCGGCAGCGAACTGAGCTATGCCGATCTCGCCGCGGCGGCGCATCTCTCTTGCGTCGACTATCTCGGCGACGTGCCCTGGGACGAGGACGAGGCGGCGCGCGCATGGTATGCGAGGATCAAGTCGAGGCCGAGCTTCCGGCCGCTGCTGAACGACCGGGTGCCGGGCATGGCCCCGAGCGCGCATTACGACAATCTGGATTTTTGA
- a CDS encoding TRAP transporter large permease: protein MTAIMLQILPVWFASLLIGVPLFVSMGLAAIAFAFLGGFPLGIVPQKIAQSANSFPLLAAPLFILMGNIMNSAGITDRIFAFATACVGWLRGGLCHANILASVIFAGMSGSAVADAGGVGTLEIKAMKDEGYDAETAAAITAASATIGPIIPPSLPMVIYGVSADVSIGGLFLAGVIPGLLMAGALMAMVVHVARKRDLPRHPFPGAAQLWVAYKEAHWALMTPVILFGGMMAGIFTPTEAAAVATAYALVLGLFVYRSFDLDDLPELVVQTVETTGVVLALVMTAAALGWCLSISRIPQTMGPMLVDLAGNPLMFLLIVNLLLLFVGCFMEALAAMLILIPILVPAAAQFGIDPIQFGLIFVLNLMIGTITPPVGVVLFVTSKIAGISFEAMSRAIIPWLLPLLAVLVAITLWPPLTTWLPNLVMGK from the coding sequence GCGATCGCCTTTGCCTTCCTCGGCGGCTTTCCGCTCGGCATCGTGCCGCAGAAGATCGCGCAATCGGCCAATTCCTTCCCGCTGCTGGCGGCGCCTTTGTTCATCCTGATGGGCAACATCATGAACTCGGCCGGGATCACCGACCGGATCTTCGCCTTCGCCACCGCCTGCGTAGGCTGGCTGCGCGGCGGGCTGTGCCACGCCAACATCCTCGCCAGCGTGATCTTCGCGGGCATGTCGGGCTCGGCGGTGGCGGATGCCGGCGGCGTCGGCACGCTCGAGATCAAGGCGATGAAGGACGAGGGCTACGATGCCGAGACGGCGGCTGCGATCACGGCAGCCTCGGCGACGATCGGCCCGATCATCCCGCCCTCGCTGCCGATGGTGATCTATGGCGTCTCGGCCGATGTCTCGATCGGCGGACTGTTCCTGGCCGGTGTCATTCCCGGCCTGCTGATGGCCGGCGCGCTGATGGCGATGGTGGTGCATGTCGCCCGCAAGCGCGACCTGCCGCGCCATCCATTTCCCGGCGCGGCGCAGCTCTGGGTCGCCTACAAGGAAGCGCATTGGGCGCTGATGACGCCGGTCATCCTGTTCGGCGGGATGATGGCCGGCATCTTCACGCCGACCGAGGCTGCGGCCGTCGCCACGGCTTACGCGCTTGTACTTGGGCTTTTCGTCTATCGCAGCTTCGATCTCGACGATCTGCCGGAGCTCGTGGTCCAGACCGTCGAGACCACGGGCGTCGTGCTGGCGCTGGTAATGACGGCGGCCGCGCTCGGCTGGTGCCTGTCGATCTCACGGATTCCGCAGACGATGGGGCCCATGCTGGTCGATCTGGCCGGCAATCCGCTGATGTTCCTGCTGATCGTCAATCTGCTGTTGCTCTTCGTCGGCTGCTTCATGGAGGCGCTGGCGGCGATGCTGATCCTGATCCCGATCCTGGTGCCGGCGGCGGCTCAGTTCGGCATCGACCCGATCCAGTTCGGGCTGATCTTCGTACTCAATCTGATGATCGGGACGATCACCCCGCCGGTCGGCGTCGTGCTCTTCGTCACCTCGAAGATCGCCGGGATCAGCTTCGAGGCGATGTCGCGGGCGATCATCCCCTGGCTGCTGCCGCTGCTGGCCGTCCTGGTCGCGATCACGCTCTGGCCGCCGCTGACGACCTGGCTGCCCAATCTGGTGATGGGGAAGTAG
- a CDS encoding DUF3830 family protein: MTKLIVTAGPFTFEGQLELEAAPKTCAAFLRHLPFESKIVHVRWSGEGVWMPLGELDFGVGYENHTSYPAPGQIILYPGGISETEILLAYGGVHFASKMGQLAGNHFITLTSGLENLYTLGRKTLWEGAQEIKFTLA; the protein is encoded by the coding sequence ATGACCAAGCTGATCGTCACCGCCGGCCCCTTCACCTTCGAGGGGCAGCTCGAGCTCGAAGCCGCGCCCAAGACCTGCGCCGCCTTCCTCCGGCACCTGCCGTTCGAGAGCAAGATCGTGCATGTGCGCTGGAGCGGCGAAGGCGTCTGGATGCCGCTGGGCGAGCTCGATTTCGGCGTCGGCTACGAGAACCACACCAGCTATCCCGCGCCCGGACAGATCATCCTCTATCCCGGCGGGATCAGCGAGACCGAGATCCTTCTCGCCTATGGCGGCGTGCACTTTGCCAGCAAGATGGGCCAGCTCGCCGGCAACCACTTCATCACCCTGACTTCGGGGCTGGAGAACCTCTACACGCTCGGCCGCAAGACGCTCTGGGAAGGCGCCCAGGAGATCAAGTTCACGCTGGCCTGA
- a CDS encoding undecaprenyl-diphosphate phosphatase, giving the protein MENWVEALVLGLVEGLTEFLPVSSTGHLLLLGHFLGFESNGKSFEVLVQLGAILAITLVYFRRLLDIALRLRTDPTARRFLIGVLVAFLPAALIGAVLHGFIKGVLFNPFLVCCALIAGGLVLLVVDELELEVKHTDATTFPLPMYLKIGFIQCLAMIPGVSRSGSTIVGAMLLGASKRAAAEFSFFLAMPTMAGAFAYDLLKNYKVLTFDDTILIVIGFVAAFCSALVVVRVFLDYVSKRGFSLFAWWRIVVGLVGLAGLWIVG; this is encoded by the coding sequence ATGGAAAACTGGGTTGAAGCACTGGTCCTGGGCCTCGTCGAGGGCCTGACCGAGTTCCTGCCCGTCTCCTCGACCGGCCATTTGCTGCTGCTCGGGCATTTCCTCGGCTTTGAATCCAACGGCAAGAGCTTCGAGGTGCTGGTGCAGCTCGGCGCGATCCTGGCGATTACGCTGGTCTATTTCCGCCGCTTGCTCGACATCGCGCTGCGCCTGCGCACCGACCCGACGGCGCGGCGCTTCCTCATCGGCGTTCTGGTCGCCTTCCTACCGGCGGCGCTGATCGGCGCCGTCCTGCACGGCTTCATCAAGGGCGTGCTGTTCAACCCCTTCCTGGTCTGCTGCGCGCTGATCGCCGGCGGGCTTGTGCTGCTGGTGGTCGACGAACTGGAACTCGAGGTGAAGCACACCGACGCCACCACCTTCCCGCTGCCGATGTATCTCAAGATCGGCTTCATCCAGTGCCTGGCGATGATTCCCGGCGTCTCGCGCTCGGGCTCGACCATCGTCGGCGCGATGCTGTTGGGCGCCAGCAAAAGAGCGGCGGCCGAGTTCTCCTTCTTCTTGGCCATGCCGACCATGGCCGGCGCCTTCGCCTACGACCTGCTCAAGAACTACAAGGTCCTGACCTTCGACGACACGATCCTGATCGTGATCGGCTTCGTCGCGGCCTTCTGCTCGGCGCTCGTCGTGGTCCGCGTGTTTCTGGACTACGTCTCAAAGCGCGGCTTCTCGCTCTTCGCCTGGTGGCGGATCGTGGTCGGGCTGGTTGGCCTGGCGGGGCTCTGGATCGTCGGGTAA
- a CDS encoding SDR family oxidoreductase gives MKLVILGLGYSAGFFARAALAKGWEVVGTVRSAERAGALSREGIPTLVFGGFAVSSRVAAAIAEADAVLVSIQPGEDGDPVLVALSSQLAAAPNLRWIGYLSTIGVYGDHGGAWIDESTQCRPGSARSRLRLATDEAWLAFGERAGKAVQIFRLSGIYGPGRNAIVNLRAGMARRLVKPGQVFNRIHVDDIAGILLASLDRPRNGAVYNVTDDEPAPPQDVVAFAADLIDVEPPPEIPFDSAKLSPMAASFYGENKRVSNALVKRELGYEFSYPTYREALRALVAEA, from the coding sequence ATGAAGCTCGTCATCCTCGGCCTCGGCTACTCGGCCGGCTTTTTCGCGCGCGCCGCCCTCGCCAAAGGCTGGGAGGTGGTCGGCACCGTGCGCTCGGCCGAAAGAGCCGGCGCCCTCAGCCGCGAGGGCATCCCGACCCTCGTCTTCGGCGGTTTTGCGGTCTCCTCGCGCGTGGCTGCAGCGATAGCCGAGGCGGACGCAGTGCTGGTCTCGATCCAGCCGGGCGAGGACGGCGACCCGGTTTTGGTGGCGCTCTCTAGCCAACTAGCGGCTGCGCCGAATCTGCGATGGATCGGCTATCTCTCGACCATCGGCGTCTATGGCGACCATGGCGGCGCCTGGATCGACGAGAGTACGCAATGCCGGCCGGGCAGCGCCCGGTCACGGCTCCGGCTCGCCACCGACGAGGCCTGGCTCGCCTTCGGCGAAAGAGCGGGGAAGGCCGTGCAGATATTCCGGCTCTCCGGCATCTACGGACCGGGCCGCAATGCCATCGTCAATCTGCGGGCGGGCATGGCGCGCCGGCTGGTCAAGCCCGGCCAGGTCTTCAACCGCATCCATGTCGACGACATCGCCGGCATCCTGCTGGCCTCGCTCGACCGCCCTCGCAACGGCGCCGTCTACAACGTCACCGACGACGAGCCGGCGCCGCCGCAGGACGTGGTCGCCTTCGCAGCCGACCTGATCGACGTCGAACCCCCGCCCGAAATCCCGTTCGACTCGGCAAAGCTGTCGCCCATGGCGGCGAGCTTCTACGGCGAGAACAAGCGCGTCTCGAACGCTTTGGTGAAGCGGGAGCTCGGCTACGAGTTCAGCTATCCGACCTATCGGGAGGCGCTGCGGGCGTTGGTGGCGGAGGCGTAG